In one Sphingomonas sanguinis genomic region, the following are encoded:
- the carA gene encoding glutamine-hydrolyzing carbamoyl-phosphate synthase small subunit gives MADAKPFAMPEKPEGATGVLVLANGDVLWGRGFGVEGDAVGEVCFHTAMTGYQEIMTDPSFAGQIITFTFPHIGNVGANPDDIEADAPHALGMIVREDPTAPSNFRAMENLAGWMARHNRIGLAGIDTRALTRRIRAAGAPNGVIAHSASGEFDIAALLEKAKAWPGLEGMDLAKDVSTELHYGWGETREGGLWRLGFGYEGAEGEDRPHVVAIDYGSKHNIFRNLVQAGAKVSVVPATASYEDVMALNPDGIFLSNGPGDPAATGEYTVPVIRQLLDTGKPLFGICLGHQLLGLAVGAKTTKMHQGHRGANHPVKRLSDGLVEITSMNHGFAVERETLPVNARETHVSLFDGSNAGLELTDRLAFSVQYHPEASPGPQDSFYLFERFVGSLRK, from the coding sequence ATGGCCGACGCCAAGCCATTCGCCATGCCCGAAAAGCCTGAGGGCGCCACGGGCGTTCTCGTTCTGGCGAACGGAGACGTGTTATGGGGGCGCGGTTTCGGCGTCGAGGGTGATGCCGTCGGAGAGGTGTGTTTCCACACCGCGATGACCGGCTATCAGGAGATCATGACCGACCCGTCCTTCGCGGGCCAGATCATCACCTTCACCTTCCCGCATATCGGCAATGTGGGCGCGAACCCCGACGATATCGAGGCGGACGCGCCGCACGCGCTGGGCATGATCGTCCGGGAGGATCCGACCGCCCCGTCCAACTTCCGCGCGATGGAAAACCTCGCCGGATGGATGGCGCGGCACAACCGCATCGGCCTGGCGGGCATCGACACCCGCGCGCTGACCCGCCGCATCCGCGCCGCCGGCGCGCCCAACGGCGTGATCGCGCATTCGGCTTCGGGCGAGTTCGACATTGCCGCACTGCTCGAAAAGGCGAAGGCCTGGCCGGGGCTGGAAGGCATGGACCTCGCCAAGGACGTGTCGACCGAGCTGCATTATGGCTGGGGCGAGACGCGCGAGGGCGGGTTGTGGCGGTTGGGCTTCGGTTATGAAGGCGCGGAGGGCGAGGATCGCCCGCACGTTGTCGCGATCGATTATGGCAGCAAGCACAACATCTTCCGCAACCTGGTTCAGGCAGGGGCCAAGGTGTCGGTGGTCCCCGCCACCGCCTCCTATGAGGATGTGATGGCGCTGAACCCGGACGGCATCTTCCTGTCCAACGGCCCCGGCGATCCGGCGGCGACCGGCGAATACACCGTGCCGGTGATCCGCCAACTGCTCGACACGGGCAAGCCGCTGTTCGGCATCTGCCTGGGCCACCAGCTTCTCGGTCTGGCGGTCGGCGCCAAGACCACCAAGATGCACCAGGGCCACCGCGGCGCGAACCACCCGGTCAAGCGCCTATCCGACGGTCTGGTCGAGATCACCAGCATGAACCACGGCTTCGCGGTCGAGCGCGAAACGCTCCCTGTGAACGCGCGCGAGACGCATGTGTCGCTGTTCGACGGATCGAATGCGGGTCTGGAACTGACCGATCGCCTGGCCTTCTCGGTCCAGTACCATCCCGAAGCCTCGCCGGGACCGCAGGACAGCTTCTATCTGTTCGAGCGGTTCGTGGGGTCGCTTCGGAAATGA
- the greA gene encoding transcription elongation factor GreA, whose product MATVEKMPMLQEGYDKLTQDLRRLKEERPLIVDAIEEARAHGDLSENAEYHAAKERQGQVEATIADIEDKLSRAQIIDPKDLSGDKIVFGATVTLLDEDDKPVKYQIVGQTEADAKTGRISYNSPLGRALIGRKLDEEVEVTVPSGDRYYVVSKIEFI is encoded by the coding sequence ATGGCGACCGTCGAAAAGATGCCGATGCTCCAGGAGGGCTATGACAAGCTCACCCAGGACCTGCGGCGTCTGAAAGAAGAGCGGCCGCTGATCGTCGACGCGATCGAGGAAGCGCGTGCACACGGCGACCTGTCCGAAAACGCCGAATATCATGCGGCCAAGGAACGCCAGGGCCAGGTGGAGGCGACGATCGCCGACATCGAGGACAAGCTGAGCCGTGCGCAGATCATCGACCCGAAGGATCTGTCGGGCGACAAGATCGTGTTCGGTGCGACCGTCACGCTGCTCGACGAGGATGACAAGCCGGTCAAGTATCAGATCGTCGGCCAGACCGAGGCGGACGCCAAGACCGGCCGGATCAGCTACAACTCGCCGCTCGGCCGGGCGCTGATCGGGCGCAAGCTGGACGAAGAGGTCGAGGTGACGGTGCCGTCGGGCGACCGTTATTACGTCGTCAGCAAGATCGAGTTCATCTGA
- a CDS encoding GatB/YqeY domain-containing protein, translated as MIRDDIKAAQVAAMKAGDKESRAAISLIQAAIKNRDIELRTGDAPADDDMVVIEVLQKMVKQRRESIAMYEQGGRQELADAEKAEVAVIERFLPQTLTEDETKAAIEAIKAEIGASGMKDMGRVMAELKARHAAVLDMSKASGLVKASLA; from the coding sequence ATGATTCGCGACGACATCAAGGCCGCGCAGGTGGCCGCCATGAAAGCGGGCGACAAGGAAAGCCGCGCGGCGATCAGCCTGATCCAGGCCGCCATCAAGAACCGCGACATCGAACTCCGCACCGGCGACGCGCCCGCCGATGACGACATGGTCGTGATCGAAGTGCTGCAGAAGATGGTGAAGCAGCGCCGCGAATCGATCGCCATGTACGAACAGGGCGGCCGTCAGGAACTGGCCGACGCCGAAAAGGCCGAGGTCGCGGTGATCGAACGCTTCCTGCCGCAGACGCTGACCGAGGACGAGACCAAGGCCGCCATCGAGGCGATCAAGGCGGAGATCGGGGCGAGCGGCATGAAGGACATGGGGCGCGTCATGGCCGAGCTGAAGGCGCGGCATGCGGCGGTGCTGGATATGAGCAAGGCGAGCGGATTGGTGAAGGCTTCGCTAGCGTAA
- the dnaG gene encoding DNA primase, with the protein MSLTPQFLDELRARTSLSALIGKTVKLQKAGREYKGCCPFHNEKTPSFYVNDDKGFYHCFGCSAHGDAIRWMTDQRGLPFIDAVKELAQVAGLDMPAQDRHAAQKAERAKGLHDAMADAAAWFSEQLGGLSGGDARELLTRRRVTPETARAFGLGFAPDSRGKLKAALKDYGDPALIECGLLIKVDGKDPYDRFRGRLMIPIRDARGRVIAFGGRIIGDGEPKYLNSPDTPLFDKGRTLYNLDRAAPAVRKSGRVLVVEGYMDVIALAQAGIEEAVAPLGTALTESQLERLWRMVDVPTLCFDGDAAGQKAAIRAAHRALPLLQPGKSLSFVTLPQGQDPDDLIQEKGAAGFEDVLTRATPLSDLLWQSEIAQAQTDTPEGRAALKQRLEELAQQIPHKDLAYEYKRAMMSRYFDIFGIRRVNAAAVHQAVAEANRHVGRGVEYSLKRAVLLGLMRYPHVLCRYMDEISRLDMGDRYLNDWRHHLLDAAVNDPHLSRKDAAEAESLIEQIMATTDVHPIDARDYTRDLAFSFFSKASDPAIAVRDLEKIIEVMLEESETRANRERAVQAFQTDMTEDRFAEQTRCHAAHAQSMDQLYSWLEAARDLAEKQAGEAA; encoded by the coding sequence ATGAGCCTGACCCCGCAATTCCTTGACGAGCTACGCGCTCGGACCAGTCTGTCGGCGCTGATCGGCAAGACGGTGAAGCTGCAAAAGGCGGGCCGGGAATATAAGGGCTGCTGCCCTTTCCATAACGAAAAGACGCCCAGCTTTTACGTCAACGACGATAAGGGCTTTTACCACTGTTTCGGCTGTTCGGCGCATGGCGATGCCATTCGTTGGATGACCGATCAGCGCGGGCTGCCCTTCATCGATGCGGTCAAGGAACTGGCGCAGGTCGCCGGTCTCGATATGCCCGCGCAGGACCGCCACGCCGCGCAAAAGGCCGAGCGGGCCAAGGGCCTGCACGATGCGATGGCCGATGCCGCCGCGTGGTTCTCCGAGCAGCTGGGCGGCCTGTCAGGCGGTGACGCGCGCGAGTTGCTGACCCGCCGCCGGGTCACGCCGGAGACGGCGCGCGCCTTCGGGCTGGGCTTCGCACCCGACAGCCGGGGCAAGCTAAAGGCGGCGCTCAAGGATTATGGCGATCCGGCGCTGATCGAATGCGGGCTGCTGATCAAGGTCGACGGCAAGGACCCCTATGACCGGTTCCGCGGCCGGTTAATGATCCCGATCCGCGACGCGCGCGGCCGGGTGATCGCGTTCGGCGGCCGGATCATCGGCGATGGCGAGCCGAAATATCTGAACTCGCCCGACACGCCGCTCTTCGACAAGGGTCGCACCCTCTACAATCTCGACCGTGCCGCACCCGCCGTACGCAAGTCCGGCCGGGTGCTGGTGGTCGAGGGCTATATGGACGTGATCGCCCTCGCCCAGGCCGGGATCGAGGAAGCGGTCGCGCCGCTCGGCACCGCGCTGACCGAGAGCCAGCTGGAACGGCTGTGGCGGATGGTCGACGTGCCGACGCTGTGCTTCGACGGCGATGCGGCGGGGCAGAAGGCGGCGATCCGCGCCGCGCACCGCGCGCTGCCGCTGCTCCAGCCGGGCAAGAGCCTGTCCTTCGTCACTCTGCCACAGGGGCAGGACCCGGACGACCTGATCCAGGAAAAGGGCGCGGCGGGCTTCGAGGACGTGCTCACCCGCGCCACGCCGCTCAGCGACCTGCTCTGGCAGTCGGAGATCGCGCAGGCCCAGACCGACACGCCCGAGGGCCGCGCCGCGCTGAAACAGCGGCTGGAGGAGCTGGCGCAGCAGATCCCGCACAAGGATCTGGCCTACGAATATAAGCGCGCGATGATGTCGCGCTATTTCGACATTTTCGGCATCCGGCGGGTCAATGCGGCGGCGGTGCATCAGGCGGTGGCCGAGGCCAATCGCCATGTCGGACGCGGCGTCGAATACAGCCTGAAGCGCGCGGTCCTGCTTGGCCTCATGCGCTATCCGCATGTCCTGTGTCGCTATATGGACGAGATCAGCCGGTTGGACATGGGCGACCGCTATCTCAACGACTGGCGGCATCACCTGCTCGACGCGGCGGTCAACGACCCGCATCTGTCGCGCAAGGATGCGGCCGAGGCGGAAAGCCTGATCGAACAGATCATGGCGACCACCGACGTCCACCCGATCGACGCGCGCGACTATACCCGCGACCTGGCGTTCAGCTTCTTCAGCAAGGCCAGCGATCCGGCCATTGCGGTCCGCGACCTGGAAAAGATCATCGAGGTCATGCTGGAGGAAAGCGAGACGCGCGCGAACCGCGAACGCGCGGTGCAGGCGTTCCAGACCGACATGACCGAGGATCGCTTCGCCGAGCAGACGCGGTGCCATGCGGCGCACGCGCAATCGATGGACCAGCTCTACAGTTGGCTGGAGGCGGCGCGCGATCTGGCGGAGAAGCAAGCCGGGGAGGCCGCTTGA
- a CDS encoding endonuclease domain-containing protein: MRGFDRERGPLPQPLPPAGGEPVSLRGEDCPPPQTHPLPQAGGDRGEGPRPFREDRPTRKARELRLNPTDAERRLWRALSRRQIAGVRFNRQVPVGPYIADFAARSEKLIVEVDGGQHDAQAAYDDARIRYLEARGWRVIRFWNNDVLGNLGGVLATIERALAEGPSPNPSRLREGSL; this comes from the coding sequence GTGCGGGGTTTCGATCGCGAGCGTGGTCCCCTCCCCCAACCCCTCCCGCCTGCGGGAGGGGAGCCTGTTTCGCTTCGTGGAGAGGACTGTCCTCCGCCACAAACGCATCCCCTCCCGCAGGCGGGAGGGGACCGAGGGGAGGGCCCCCGGCCCTTCCGCGAAGACCGGCCGACGCGGAAAGCGCGCGAACTGCGCCTTAATCCGACCGACGCCGAACGGCGATTGTGGCGGGCACTATCGAGACGCCAGATCGCAGGCGTCCGCTTCAACCGGCAAGTGCCGGTCGGCCCCTACATCGCAGACTTCGCAGCTAGATCGGAAAAGCTGATCGTCGAGGTAGACGGCGGCCAGCATGATGCACAGGCCGCCTACGACGACGCCCGCATCCGCTATCTCGAAGCGCGAGGATGGCGTGTCATCCGCTTCTGGAACAACGATGTTCTGGGCAATCTGGGGGGCGTCCTTGCAACCATCGAGCGGGCGCTCGCGGAAGGCCCCTCCCCCAACCCCTCCCGCCTGCGGGAGGGGAGCCTGTAA
- the carB gene encoding carbamoyl-phosphate synthase large subunit yields the protein MPKRTDISSILVIGAGPIVIGQACEFDYSGTQAIKALKEEGYRIVLVNSNPATIMTDPELADATYVEPITPAVVAKIIEKERPDAVLPTMGGQTALNTALALFHDGTLEKFGVQMIGADAEAIDKAEDRQKFKVAMEKIGLESARSAIAHTEAEALAGLEKVGLPAIIRPSFTLGGTGGGVAYNREEFIAIVRAGLDASPTTEVLIEESLLGWKEYEMEVVRDRNDNSIIICSIENIDPMGVHTGDSITVAPALTLTDKEYQIMRNASLAVLREIGVETGGSNVQFAVNPKDGRLIVIEMNPRVSRSSALASKATGFPIAKVAAKLAVGYTLDEIENDITGATPASFEPTIDYVVTKIPRFAFEKFKGSEPVLSTAMKSVGEVMAIGRNIHESMQKALRGLETGLSGFNDVEHLVGAPRAEIEAALAKATPDRLLVAAQALREGFTVAEVHAIAKYDPWFLERIAEIVAAEAEVMANGLPQDAAGMRRLKAMGFSDKRLAYLALQSANLRGMDRGIARGSGLIHEVVKMMTGGVTEQEVREHRQKLGVRPVFKRIDTCAAEFDAKTPYMYSTYEAPTFGEPEDEAVPSDRKKIVILGGGPNRIGQGIEFDYCCCHACFALADAGYETIMVNCNPETVSTDYDTSDRLYFEPLTAEDVLAILDVEKSKGELVGVIVQFGGQTPLNLARALESAGIPILGTSPDAIDLAEDREQFAALVDKLKLHQPKNGIARSREEALIVAERVGYPVLMRPSFVLGGRAMEIVDGPQQLEDYIQTAVQVSGDAPVLIDQYLRDAIEVDVDAICDGDQVVVAGVLQHIEEAGVHSGDSACSLPPYSLSAEIIAEIERQAEALARGLNVRGLMNIQFAVKDGTVYLIEVNPRASRTVPFVAKAIGTPIAKIAARVMAGEKLADLPPIDRHIDYYAVKEAVFPFARFPGVDPVLSPEMKSTGEVMGIDPDFTTAFAKSQLGAGTVLPTEGAVFISVKDGDKEQIVPAARMLSEAGFAIVATGGTADYLDRAGVSVEKINKVAQGRPHIVDRIKDGGITLIFNTTEGWQSLKDSKPIREAALGQKIPYFTTAPASVEAAKAIAASATRGLEVRPLQSYYSRSHN from the coding sequence ATGCCAAAACGCACTGACATCTCCTCCATCCTCGTCATCGGCGCTGGCCCGATCGTCATCGGTCAGGCGTGCGAGTTCGACTATTCGGGCACGCAGGCGATCAAGGCCCTGAAGGAAGAGGGCTATCGCATCGTCCTGGTCAACTCCAACCCGGCAACGATCATGACCGATCCCGAGCTGGCCGACGCGACCTATGTCGAGCCGATCACGCCCGCAGTCGTCGCCAAGATCATCGAGAAGGAGCGCCCCGACGCGGTCCTGCCGACCATGGGCGGCCAGACCGCGCTGAACACCGCGCTGGCGCTGTTCCATGACGGCACGCTGGAGAAGTTCGGCGTCCAGATGATCGGCGCCGATGCCGAGGCGATTGACAAGGCCGAGGACCGTCAGAAGTTCAAGGTCGCGATGGAGAAGATCGGGCTGGAATCCGCCCGCTCGGCCATCGCGCATACCGAGGCGGAGGCGCTGGCGGGGCTGGAGAAGGTCGGCCTGCCCGCCATCATCCGCCCCAGCTTCACGCTGGGCGGCACCGGCGGCGGCGTCGCATACAACCGCGAGGAGTTCATCGCGATCGTCCGCGCCGGGCTCGACGCCTCGCCGACGACCGAGGTGCTGATCGAGGAATCGCTCCTCGGTTGGAAGGAATATGAGATGGAGGTCGTGCGCGATCGCAACGACAATTCCATCATCATCTGCTCGATCGAGAATATCGACCCGATGGGCGTCCATACCGGCGACTCGATCACCGTCGCACCCGCGCTGACCCTGACCGACAAGGAATATCAGATCATGCGCAACGCCAGCCTGGCGGTGCTGCGTGAGATCGGCGTGGAGACCGGCGGCTCGAACGTGCAGTTCGCGGTCAACCCGAAGGACGGCCGTCTGATCGTCATCGAGATGAACCCGCGCGTGTCGCGCTCCTCGGCGCTGGCGTCGAAGGCGACCGGCTTCCCGATCGCCAAGGTCGCGGCCAAGCTGGCGGTCGGCTATACGCTGGACGAGATCGAGAACGACATCACCGGCGCGACCCCGGCCTCGTTCGAGCCGACGATCGACTATGTCGTCACCAAAATTCCGCGCTTCGCCTTCGAGAAGTTCAAGGGTTCGGAGCCGGTGCTGTCGACCGCGATGAAGTCGGTCGGCGAGGTGATGGCGATCGGCCGCAACATCCATGAGTCGATGCAGAAGGCGCTGCGCGGCCTGGAAACCGGCCTGAGTGGCTTCAACGATGTCGAACATCTGGTCGGTGCCCCGCGCGCCGAGATCGAGGCGGCGCTGGCCAAGGCGACCCCGGACCGGCTTCTAGTCGCGGCGCAGGCGCTGCGCGAAGGCTTCACCGTCGCCGAGGTCCATGCGATCGCCAAATACGATCCCTGGTTCCTGGAGCGGATCGCCGAGATCGTCGCGGCCGAGGCCGAGGTCATGGCAAACGGCCTGCCGCAGGATGCGGCGGGGATGCGCCGCCTGAAGGCGATGGGCTTCTCCGACAAGCGGCTCGCTTATCTGGCGCTGCAATCGGCGAACCTGCGCGGCATGGATCGCGGCATCGCGCGTGGGTCTGGCCTGATCCACGAAGTCGTCAAGATGATGACCGGCGGCGTCACCGAGCAGGAGGTACGCGAGCATCGCCAGAAGCTGGGCGTGCGTCCGGTCTTCAAGCGGATCGACACCTGCGCGGCCGAGTTCGACGCCAAGACGCCGTACATGTACTCGACCTATGAAGCCCCGACCTTCGGCGAGCCCGAGGACGAGGCGGTGCCCAGCGATCGGAAGAAGATCGTCATTCTCGGCGGCGGTCCGAACCGGATCGGCCAGGGCATCGAGTTCGATTATTGCTGCTGTCATGCCTGCTTCGCGCTGGCGGATGCGGGCTATGAGACGATCATGGTCAACTGCAATCCGGAAACGGTCAGCACCGACTATGACACCTCGGACCGGCTGTATTTCGAGCCGCTGACCGCCGAGGACGTGCTGGCCATTCTCGATGTCGAGAAGTCGAAGGGCGAGCTGGTCGGTGTGATCGTGCAGTTCGGCGGCCAGACCCCGCTGAACCTCGCGCGCGCGCTGGAATCGGCGGGTATCCCGATCCTGGGCACCAGCCCCGACGCGATCGACCTGGCCGAGGACCGTGAGCAGTTCGCCGCACTGGTCGACAAGCTGAAGCTGCACCAGCCCAAGAACGGCATCGCGCGCAGCCGCGAGGAAGCGCTGATCGTTGCCGAGCGCGTCGGCTATCCGGTGCTGATGCGCCCCAGCTTCGTGCTGGGCGGCCGCGCCATGGAGATCGTCGACGGCCCGCAGCAGCTGGAGGATTATATCCAGACGGCGGTGCAGGTGTCGGGCGATGCGCCGGTGCTGATCGACCAGTACTTACGCGACGCGATCGAGGTGGACGTGGACGCGATCTGCGACGGCGACCAGGTCGTCGTGGCGGGTGTGCTGCAGCATATCGAGGAAGCGGGCGTCCATTCGGGCGACTCGGCCTGCTCGCTGCCGCCCTACAGCCTGTCGGCCGAGATCATCGCCGAGATCGAGCGTCAGGCGGAAGCACTAGCGCGCGGCCTGAACGTGCGTGGCCTGATGAACATCCAGTTCGCGGTGAAGGATGGCACGGTCTATCTGATCGAGGTCAACCCGCGCGCCAGCCGCACCGTGCCCTTCGTCGCCAAGGCGATCGGCACGCCCATCGCCAAGATCGCCGCACGCGTCATGGCGGGCGAGAAGCTGGCCGACCTGCCGCCGATCGATCGCCACATCGATTATTATGCGGTCAAGGAAGCGGTCTTCCCCTTCGCGCGCTTCCCCGGTGTCGATCCGGTGCTGTCGCCCGAAATGAAGTCCACGGGCGAAGTCATGGGTATCGACCCCGACTTCACCACCGCCTTCGCCAAGTCGCAGCTGGGGGCGGGTACCGTCCTGCCGACCGAAGGCGCGGTCTTCATCAGCGTGAAGGACGGCGACAAGGAACAGATCGTTCCCGCCGCCCGGATGCTGTCGGAGGCAGGCTTCGCGATCGTAGCGACGGGCGGCACCGCCGATTATCTGGATCGTGCGGGCGTCTCGGTCGAGAAGATCAACAAGGTGGCGCAAGGGCGTCCGCATATCGTCGACCGGATCAAGGACGGCGGCATCACCCTGATCTTCAACACGACCGAGGGGTGGCAGAGCCTGAAGGACTCCAAGCCGATCCGCGAAGCCGCGCTTGGCCAGAAGATTCCCTACTTCACCACGGCGCCCGCGAGCGTCGAGGCGGCGAAGGCGATTGCGGCGTCGGCGACCCGTGGTCTTGAAGTACGTCCCCTGCAATCCTACTATTCGCGTTCGCACAACTAA